CGATCGTGTCGTCGAGGCGCAGGCGCAGGTCCTCGGTGACGAACTGGGTGTACAGGCCATGCGCGTTCAGCTCCTCGACGGCAAACGGCGGGTCGGTGCGCGAACTCGCGACGACATGGAAATTCGGCGGCGCGTTGCGGATCAGGTAATAGACGAACTCAACCGCGTGCGCGTCGGCGAGCTGATGCAGGTCATCGATGAGAACGTAGGTCGGGCGCGCGAGTTCGTGGATCTGCACGAGGACTTCGCTCGCGATCCACAGGTCGGCGCCCGACTGGCCGAGCTGGTCGAACGAGCGCGCCGGCACGTCGAGCCCGACCGCGACGCGGATCGACGCGACCAGCGCCGGGATGAACGTCGCGCTGTCGTCGCTCGCGTCGACCGTCAGCCACGCGACCGCGGCGCCGGTCGCGAGCAGCTCGCGGCGCCACTGCACGAGCAACGAGGTCTTGCCGAAGCCTGCCAGCGACGTGACGACGACCAGCGGCTGCTCGGCGGTCTCGCGCAGGCGCTCGAGCAGGCGCGCCGGCGCGAGCGCCTGCTTCGCCGAATGCGGCGGCATCGTCTTGAGGGCAAAACGATACGGGATTGCCTCGGTGGTCCTGTTCCTCATGCAGCGTCCGTGCGTCGATGATGCGGGAACGCCACGATACCAGCGCTTTCATCCGCGCCGAAGCTTCACGCATCGGCAGGCGGCTTCGCTCCCGGCACCGCTGCCGGCCCTTCCTTGCCGGCATTTTTCGCCCAGAACGCCTGCAGCGCCCGGTCGAACTCGGCAATCTGTTCGGCGGGAACCTGGCTGCCGCATTCGTAGCACGTGCCGTGCATGCGATCGAACCAGCGGCAGCCGCACTGCTCGCACGCGAGTTCGGGGGCGCCGGACGGGTTGTGGAAGATCATCGGCACGCTCCGAGGAAAGCCAGGCCGAGCGTGTCGAGGAACTCCTCGTAGCCCGCGTCCTGCAGTTCGAACTTCGTGCGCAGCACGAAGAACATGATGTTGCCCTGGCGAATCAGGCGCTTGACCGACGACAGCGTGTCGCCGTCGAGCGAGGCGTGCATCACCGCGAGCGCGACGTCGTCGGCGACGAACAGCAGGTCAACCCGCGCGTCCTGGAAGCCCGGATAAGGCTGGACGCTCGCGACCATGCCGCTGCCGTCGGCCATCCAGCGCATCATCTCGACGTCGCTGCCGCTGTCGACGAGCCCGGCGACGTGCTTGCCCGGCTGGATGCCGGAACCCGTGCGCGGCACGAAGCCGACCGCGGAGCCCGGGACCATCTCGGTGAAAAGTTCGCAATGCCGGTCGAGCATCGCCTGCCACACCGCCGGTTCGGCAAACACGCGCGACGCGGTCGCAGGCGGTGCCTCCAGTTCAATCTGCATCTGAACCTCCATGCCTCATCGGAAGAATTCCCTTCATCGCCCGTTCCCCTCGCCCGCACGGCCGTCGCGGCAGTAGCGCGTAAGGCCG
The window above is part of the Azoarcus sp. PA01 genome. Proteins encoded here:
- a CDS encoding cysteine protease, with translation MIFHNPSGAPELACEQCGCRWFDRMHGTCYECGSQVPAEQIAEFDRALQAFWAKNAGKEGPAAVPGAKPPADA